The Candidatus Delongbacteria bacterium genome contains a region encoding:
- a CDS encoding acyl-CoA dehydratase activase translates to MRCAGVDIGSRAVKVTLLDDGRLRAHKLAPGGWDPLKVCDDLLAGERWDALAVTGYGRHLGARHYGCPALTEIKAVARGAALLHPEVRGVVDIGGQDTKAIRLDERGRLQKFVMNDRCAAGTGRFLEVMATAMGLRLEEFVAAALAADGAESLSSMCAVFAESEVISHIARGAGREGLALGIHRSVVQRTLALVRGLELEGPLLFTGGGALNACLVRELSLQLELLLPEHAQHVASLGCALSASIPETVFSASGS, encoded by the coding sequence ATGAGATGCGCGGGCGTGGACATCGGCTCGCGGGCCGTCAAGGTCACGCTGCTGGACGACGGCCGGCTGCGGGCGCACAAGCTGGCGCCCGGCGGCTGGGATCCCCTCAAGGTCTGCGACGACCTGCTGGCCGGCGAGCGCTGGGACGCCCTGGCGGTGACCGGCTACGGCCGGCACCTGGGCGCGCGGCACTACGGCTGCCCGGCCCTGACGGAGATCAAGGCCGTGGCCCGGGGCGCCGCGCTCCTGCACCCGGAAGTGCGGGGCGTGGTGGACATCGGTGGACAGGACACCAAGGCCATCCGGCTGGACGAGCGCGGCCGGCTGCAGAAATTCGTGATGAACGACCGCTGCGCAGCGGGCACGGGCCGCTTCCTGGAAGTGATGGCCACGGCCATGGGTCTGCGGCTGGAGGAATTCGTGGCCGCGGCCCTGGCCGCCGACGGGGCGGAGTCCCTCTCCAGCATGTGCGCGGTCTTCGCCGAGTCGGAGGTGATCAGCCACATCGCGCGCGGGGCGGGCCGCGAAGGACTGGCGCTGGGCATCCACCGCAGCGTGGTTCAGCGCACGCTGGCCCTGGTGCGCGGGTTGGAGCTGGAAGGCCCGCTGCTCTTCACGGGGGGCGGGGCCCTGAACGCCTGCCTGGTGCGCGAACTGTCGCTCCAGCTGGAGCTGCTGCTTCCTGAGCACGCCCAGCACGTGGCGTCCCTGGGCTGCGCGCTCAGCGCCTCCATACCGGAGACGGTTTTTTCTGCCTCTGGTTCGTAG
- a CDS encoding VOC family protein encodes MGGLHHVELYVADLEQARAFWPWWLGELGWTPYQDWEQGFSLRLGASYLVFVRSQRPAEAFHRCRPGLNHLAFHATDRAQVDRLTRAVRDRGWTVLYPERHPHAGGPDSYALFFEGPERLKLELVAPDGNE; translated from the coding sequence ATGGGCGGGCTGCATCACGTGGAACTCTATGTCGCGGATCTGGAGCAGGCGCGCGCCTTCTGGCCCTGGTGGCTGGGCGAGCTGGGCTGGACGCCATACCAGGACTGGGAGCAGGGCTTCAGCCTGCGCCTGGGCGCCAGCTACCTGGTCTTCGTGCGCTCGCAGCGGCCCGCCGAGGCTTTTCACCGCTGCCGGCCCGGCCTCAACCACCTGGCCTTCCACGCCACCGACCGGGCCCAAGTGGATCGCCTGACCCGCGCAGTCCGGGACCGGGGTTGGACCGTGCTCTATCCGGAGCGCCACCCCCACGCCGGCGGACCGGATTCCTACGCGCTCTTCTTCGAGGGTCCCGAGCGGCTCAAGCTGGAGCTGGTGGCGCCGGACGGAAACGAGTGA
- a CDS encoding GNAT family N-acetyltransferase — protein MNHSTREPIPPAEVSEHYAHYLACCPAGDLPEILEEQRLRVLEELGGWDDEAGRLAYAPGKWSGAALLGHLADTEQVFFERALRAARGDSSPQPGFSEDAFAAAFEPLLSAQLERWHLQRRLIELEVARLEPAAWLRLSRVLDRHASVRALLRILVGHCEHHLTVWRERYRPLLPAGRRPPVAQLEQGLSLRQVDLADLDELLALSVANQERLGRWLGWAEPGIDPAGTRRFLVAAREAWLLRGLPNLALRLEDRLVGLIGLNPLEARSAHIGYWIAAGAEGRGHVRAAVRWLTAHAFDTLNLDRVEIRCALENRRSRAVPESLGFRLEGVLRGAQRLERGVQDLALYALAAADWPVLRAAWAAGGPERSPGGACRVLRAAEAEPVLEQAGLRGWRLGQDGERRFVSVRLEPGAVLAPHPVPDRALFWVAAGAGRLEVDGQSLELVAGDLALVEGGAARGWTGTGSVPLELRVVRGWPAA, from the coding sequence ATGAACCACTCCACCCGCGAGCCCATCCCGCCCGCCGAAGTCTCGGAACACTACGCGCACTATCTGGCCTGCTGCCCGGCCGGCGACCTGCCGGAGATCCTCGAAGAGCAGCGCCTGCGCGTGCTGGAGGAGCTGGGCGGCTGGGACGACGAGGCCGGCCGGCTGGCCTACGCGCCCGGCAAGTGGAGCGGTGCGGCCCTGCTGGGCCATTTGGCGGACACCGAGCAGGTCTTCTTCGAGCGCGCCCTGCGCGCGGCCCGCGGGGATTCCAGCCCCCAGCCCGGCTTCTCCGAGGACGCGTTCGCCGCCGCCTTCGAGCCCCTGCTCTCCGCCCAGCTGGAGCGCTGGCACCTGCAGCGCCGCTTGATCGAGCTGGAGGTCGCGCGGCTGGAGCCCGCCGCCTGGCTGCGGCTGAGTCGCGTGCTGGACCGCCATGCCAGCGTGCGGGCCCTGCTGCGCATCCTGGTGGGACACTGCGAACACCATCTGACGGTCTGGCGCGAGCGCTACCGTCCGCTGCTGCCCGCCGGCCGCCGGCCGCCGGTGGCCCAGCTGGAGCAGGGTTTGAGCCTGCGTCAGGTGGACCTGGCGGATCTGGACGAGCTGTTGGCCCTAAGCGTCGCCAATCAGGAGCGCCTGGGCCGCTGGCTGGGCTGGGCCGAACCGGGCATCGATCCGGCGGGCACGCGCCGCTTCCTCGTGGCCGCCCGGGAAGCCTGGCTGCTGCGCGGGCTGCCCAACCTGGCCCTGCGCCTGGAAGACCGGCTGGTGGGCCTGATCGGGCTGAACCCGCTGGAGGCGCGCAGCGCGCACATCGGCTACTGGATCGCCGCCGGCGCGGAGGGGCGCGGCCACGTGCGCGCCGCCGTGCGCTGGCTGACGGCCCACGCCTTCGACACCTTGAACCTGGACCGGGTGGAGATCCGCTGCGCGCTGGAGAACCGCCGCAGCCGCGCCGTGCCCGAGTCGCTGGGCTTCCGGCTCGAGGGCGTCCTGAGGGGCGCCCAGCGCTTGGAGCGCGGCGTGCAGGACCTGGCCCTCTATGCCCTGGCCGCCGCAGACTGGCCCGTGCTGAGGGCGGCCTGGGCGGCCGGGGGGCCGGAGCGGAGCCCGGGGGGCGCCTGTCGCGTGCTGCGGGCAGCGGAGGCCGAGCCCGTGCTGGAGCAGGCGGGCCTGCGCGGCTGGCGGCTGGGCCAGGACGGCGAGCGCCGCTTCGTGAGTGTCCGGCTGGAACCCGGGGCCGTGCTGGCGCCCCATCCCGTCCCGGACCGCGCCCTGTTCTGGGTGGCGGCCGGCGCGGGCCGGCTGGAGGTGGACGGCCAGTCGCTGGAGCTGGTGGCCGGCGATCTGGCCCTGGTGGAGGGCGGCGCCGCCCGGGGCTGGACCGGTACGGGGTCTGTGCCGCTGGAGCTGCGCGTGGTGCGCGGCTGGCCCGCGGCCTGA
- a CDS encoding YbhB/YbcL family Raf kinase inhibitor-like protein, whose protein sequence is MNLLFRRSFTTGLRAGLASLCLVLLQACGVPAPAPPAQPAGGGGAADGFRLSSVAFADGGPIPARYTCEGLDLSPPLAWSAPPAGTLSLALLVSDPDAPDPAAPQLTWTHWVRLNLPPEAGRLDEQAGNGPAAPPALDGLNDWGRGGWGGPCPPVGRHRYQFQLLALDTRLEARGDWTRTQLEEAARGHELGRARLTGTYQKSQP, encoded by the coding sequence ATGAATCTGCTGTTCCGTCGATCATTTACCACCGGGCTCCGGGCCGGGCTGGCGAGCCTATGCCTGGTCCTGCTGCAGGCTTGCGGGGTGCCCGCTCCGGCGCCACCGGCGCAGCCGGCCGGCGGAGGCGGGGCGGCGGACGGGTTCCGCCTGAGTTCGGTCGCCTTCGCCGACGGCGGCCCCATCCCGGCGCGCTACACGTGCGAGGGTCTGGACCTCTCGCCGCCCCTGGCCTGGAGCGCGCCCCCCGCCGGCACGCTCAGTCTGGCCCTGCTGGTGAGCGATCCCGACGCGCCGGACCCTGCCGCCCCGCAGCTGACCTGGACGCACTGGGTCCGGCTCAACCTGCCGCCCGAGGCCGGCCGGCTGGACGAGCAGGCCGGCAACGGCCCCGCCGCCCCACCGGCGCTGGACGGCTTGAACGACTGGGGACGCGGCGGCTGGGGCGGGCCCTGTCCGCCCGTCGGCCGCCATCGCTACCAGTTCCAGCTTCTGGCGCTGGACACCCGGCTGGAGGCCCGCGGCGACTGGACGCGCACTCAGCTGGAGGAGGCCGCCCGGGGCCACGAGCTGGGCCGCGCCCGGCTCACCGGCACCTACCAGAAATCCCAACCCTGA
- a CDS encoding GNAT family N-acetyltransferase, with the protein MAITAEELFRSHVDNCTRLVDQAAGLLHAAGPQGLSPRGGRWTAPEILGHLWDSAQLNHLRLLRSLDGEDLLFPGYDQDRWVALQEPAGLPWGCLVEGWRCANLRLLHLLDRLDPALRTRPHARHSLDRIGWQPFLAGEPASLEDLARDYLGHLLHHLRRLEPQLVPPLPLAPGLGRAGLPLETARLRLRAFREDDLNALAPILADPEVVRYLPGPPRTREQSARTLAWFRNQQERDGCSAWALETRAEGRLIGWCGLAEFDNTGEVELLYCLEPGSWGQGLASEAARACVDCAREGLGLPRLIAAVLPENKASRRVLEKSGLSYWKPGRWFGLELDMYRLEFRP; encoded by the coding sequence ATGGCCATCACGGCTGAAGAGCTCTTCCGCTCGCACGTAGACAACTGCACGCGCCTGGTGGACCAGGCCGCCGGCCTGCTGCACGCCGCCGGACCCCAGGGCCTGAGCCCGCGGGGCGGCCGCTGGACGGCGCCCGAGATCCTGGGGCATCTGTGGGACAGCGCCCAGCTCAACCACCTGCGCCTGCTGCGCAGCCTGGACGGGGAGGACCTGCTCTTTCCCGGCTACGACCAGGACCGCTGGGTGGCCCTGCAGGAGCCCGCCGGACTGCCCTGGGGCTGTCTGGTGGAAGGCTGGCGCTGCGCCAACCTGCGCCTCCTGCACCTGCTCGACCGGCTGGATCCCGCCCTGCGCACCCGTCCCCATGCCCGGCACAGCCTGGACCGCATCGGCTGGCAGCCCTTCCTGGCGGGCGAGCCCGCCAGCCTGGAGGATCTGGCCCGCGACTACCTGGGCCACCTGCTCCACCACCTGCGGCGCCTGGAGCCGCAGCTGGTGCCGCCCCTGCCCCTCGCCCCCGGCCTGGGCCGCGCCGGCCTGCCGCTGGAAACCGCCCGCCTCAGGCTGCGCGCTTTCCGGGAGGACGACCTGAATGCCCTGGCGCCCATTCTGGCGGATCCCGAGGTGGTGCGCTACCTGCCGGGACCGCCCCGCACGCGCGAGCAGAGTGCGCGCACCCTGGCCTGGTTCCGCAATCAGCAAGAGCGCGATGGTTGCAGCGCCTGGGCGCTGGAGACCCGCGCCGAGGGCCGGCTGATCGGCTGGTGCGGGCTGGCCGAGTTCGACAACACGGGCGAGGTGGAGCTGCTCTACTGCCTGGAACCCGGCAGCTGGGGCCAGGGCCTGGCCAGCGAGGCCGCCCGGGCCTGCGTGGACTGCGCGCGCGAGGGGCTCGGCCTGCCCCGGCTCATCGCCGCCGTGCTGCCAGAGAACAAGGCCTCGCGCCGCGTGCTGGAGAAGAGCGGCCTGAGCTACTGGAAACCCGGGCGCTGGTTCGGCCTGGAGCTGGACATGTACCGGCTGGAGTTCCGCCCTTGA
- a CDS encoding ferredoxin yields MADKARKFPDNVPGKFYVDEDCICCGACVDAAPNNFKESAEGDHDFVYKQPETETELQQCKDAMSECPVDCIGEDGED; encoded by the coding sequence ATGGCCGACAAGGCACGCAAATTCCCCGACAACGTCCCCGGCAAATTCTACGTGGACGAGGATTGCATCTGCTGCGGCGCGTGCGTGGACGCGGCGCCCAACAACTTCAAGGAATCCGCCGAAGGCGATCACGACTTCGTCTACAAGCAACCGGAGACTGAGACGGAATTGCAGCAGTGCAAGGACGCCATGTCCGAATGCCCCGTGGACTGCATCGGCGAAGACGGCGAAGACTAA
- a CDS encoding YqaA family protein encodes MLRRLYAWILHWADHRLAVPALFGLAFAESSFFPIPPDVLLIALTLGRPARAWWYAAVCSVGSILGGIAGYAIGALLWEVLHDWFIPLVFSQQVFDHVGELYRQNAFLAIFTAAFTPIPYKVFTIAAGVFHDQVSLGMLVLASAIGRPLRFFLVAGLLRWFGEPMKGFIDKHFDWLALLFTALLVGSFLLIKLL; translated from the coding sequence ATGCTGCGCCGTCTCTACGCCTGGATCCTGCACTGGGCCGACCACCGCTTGGCCGTGCCCGCGCTGTTCGGCCTGGCCTTCGCCGAGTCCAGTTTCTTCCCCATCCCGCCCGACGTGCTGCTCATCGCCCTGACCCTGGGCCGGCCGGCCCGGGCCTGGTGGTACGCGGCCGTCTGTTCCGTGGGCTCGATCCTGGGCGGAATCGCGGGCTATGCGATCGGCGCCCTGCTCTGGGAGGTCCTGCACGACTGGTTCATCCCGCTGGTGTTCTCCCAGCAGGTTTTCGACCACGTGGGCGAACTGTACCGCCAGAATGCCTTCCTGGCGATTTTCACCGCCGCCTTCACGCCCATTCCCTACAAGGTGTTCACCATCGCCGCAGGCGTTTTCCACGACCAGGTCAGCCTGGGCATGCTGGTGCTGGCCTCGGCCATCGGCCGGCCGCTGCGCTTCTTTCTGGTGGCCGGCCTGCTGCGCTGGTTCGGCGAACCGATGAAGGGGTTCATCGACAAGCACTTCGATTGGCTGGCGCTGCTGTTCACGGCCCTGCTGGTGGGCAGTTTCCTGCTCATCAAGCTGCTTTGA
- a CDS encoding protein-L-isoaspartate(D-aspartate) O-methyltransferase — MSEHLEEARREMVERHLRARGIHDERVLEAMGRLERHQFVDGPMMNRAYEDRALPIGQGQTISQPWIVALMTEALQLVGDERVLEVGTGSGYQAALLSLLCTKVYTIERHSELLIRARRIFETLELDNIISRRGDGSIGWPAEAPFDRIIVTAGAPQVPEALVRQLAIGGRLVLPVGDRREQELKIIDRLSESAFRGRSAGSCAFVPLLGKEGWSPNQPG, encoded by the coding sequence GTGAGCGAGCACCTGGAAGAGGCCCGCCGGGAGATGGTGGAGCGGCATCTGCGGGCCCGGGGCATCCACGACGAGCGTGTGCTGGAGGCCATGGGCCGGCTGGAGCGCCACCAGTTCGTGGACGGGCCGATGATGAACCGCGCCTACGAGGACCGGGCCCTGCCCATCGGCCAGGGCCAGACCATCAGCCAGCCCTGGATCGTGGCCCTGATGACCGAGGCGCTGCAGCTGGTGGGGGACGAGCGCGTGCTGGAGGTGGGCACGGGCAGCGGCTACCAGGCCGCGCTGCTCTCCTTGCTCTGCACCAAGGTGTACACCATCGAGCGCCACAGCGAGCTGTTGATCCGCGCCCGGCGCATCTTCGAGACCCTCGAGCTGGACAACATCATCAGTCGGCGCGGGGACGGCAGCATCGGCTGGCCGGCGGAAGCCCCCTTCGACCGGATCATCGTCACCGCCGGCGCGCCCCAGGTGCCCGAGGCCCTGGTACGCCAACTGGCCATCGGCGGCCGGCTGGTCCTGCCCGTGGGGGACCGGCGCGAGCAGGAACTGAAAATCATCGACCGCCTGTCGGAGAGCGCCTTTCGCGGGCGCTCCGCCGGGTCCTGCGCCTTCGTGCCGCTGCTGGGCAAGGAAGGCTGGTCGCCCAACCAGCCGGGCTGA
- a CDS encoding glycosyltransferase family 2 protein, translating to MSQPAETRVSALAVLIPAYHAERSLPALLGELRAALPGAPVLVLDDGSRDGTAACAAAAGAEVFSHLRNQGKGAALRRGWDLLFKRGHAAVLCLDADGQHDPAEAGRFVELWEREQPDLIVGDRGLAAAPMAWDRRLSNRLSTGLLNRASGLELRDSQCGFRLLGRGLWQRLRLTGRAFDLESQLLLQAARLGATVRQVPVRQRPAVVPSHIRRLPDSLRFLGRLLEARLAHPGEDA from the coding sequence ATGAGCCAGCCGGCAGAGACCCGCGTCAGCGCCCTTGCAGTGCTGATCCCGGCCTACCACGCCGAGCGCAGCCTGCCCGCGCTGCTGGGCGAGTTGCGTGCCGCGCTGCCCGGCGCGCCCGTGCTGGTGCTGGACGACGGCTCGCGCGACGGCACCGCCGCCTGCGCCGCGGCCGCCGGCGCCGAGGTCTTCTCGCACCTGCGCAACCAAGGCAAGGGCGCGGCCCTGCGCCGGGGCTGGGACCTGCTCTTCAAGCGCGGCCACGCGGCCGTGCTCTGCCTGGACGCCGACGGTCAGCACGACCCGGCGGAAGCCGGGCGCTTCGTGGAGCTCTGGGAGCGCGAGCAACCGGACCTGATCGTTGGGGACCGCGGCCTGGCCGCCGCCCCCATGGCCTGGGACCGCCGCCTGAGCAACCGGCTCTCCACGGGCCTGCTGAACCGGGCCAGCGGCCTCGAGCTGCGCGACAGCCAGTGTGGGTTCAGGCTGCTGGGGCGCGGGCTCTGGCAGCGCCTGCGGCTGACGGGCCGGGCCTTCGACCTGGAGAGCCAACTGCTCCTGCAGGCCGCCCGGCTGGGCGCCACGGTGCGCCAGGTGCCCGTCCGCCAGCGGCCGGCCGTGGTCCCCAGCCACATCCGGCGCCTGCCCGACAGCCTGCGCTTCCTGGGCCGGCTGCTGGAGGCGCGGCTCGCGCACCCCGGGGAGGACGCGTGA
- a CDS encoding isopentenyl transferase family protein, whose product MLLGPTAAGKTRLAARLARALGADVVVVDSRQVYRGLDLCSGKDRADYELDDGPVLVHGMDRVELADEYSLFEFARDARDCAAGLSAAGRSAVWCGGTGLYLDALLRGYHLPEAPVDEAWRRVADSRPLAELERELRAGALPLHNRTDLEGRGRLLRALEVSRAGRGRQAEGPERGRDVTVLGLRWPAGRLRERIARRLDERLEQGLVREVEELLAAGVPASRLHRLGLEPRWILRHLQEGLSLPELRTGLAGEIWQLARGQLSWFRRLERAGVRIHWLDAEAPGDLLERALALRSQAAPL is encoded by the coding sequence GTGCTGCTGGGACCCACGGCGGCGGGCAAGACCCGGCTGGCCGCGCGGCTGGCCCGGGCCCTGGGCGCGGACGTGGTGGTGGTGGATAGCCGCCAGGTCTACCGCGGCCTGGACCTGTGCAGCGGCAAGGACCGGGCCGACTACGAACTGGACGACGGCCCCGTCCTCGTCCACGGGATGGATCGGGTGGAGCTGGCGGACGAGTACTCGCTCTTCGAATTCGCCCGGGACGCCCGCGACTGCGCGGCCGGGTTGAGCGCGGCCGGCCGGAGCGCCGTCTGGTGCGGCGGAACGGGCCTCTACCTGGACGCCCTGCTGCGCGGCTATCACCTGCCCGAGGCGCCCGTGGACGAGGCCTGGCGCCGGGTGGCCGACTCGCGCCCGCTGGCAGAGCTGGAGCGCGAGTTGCGCGCGGGCGCGCTTCCCCTGCACAACCGGACGGATCTCGAAGGGCGCGGGCGCCTGCTGCGCGCCCTGGAGGTGTCCCGCGCCGGCCGGGGCCGGCAGGCCGAAGGTCCGGAGCGCGGGCGCGACGTGACGGTGCTGGGGCTGCGCTGGCCGGCCGGGCGGCTGCGCGAGCGCATCGCGCGCCGGCTGGACGAGCGGCTGGAGCAGGGCCTGGTGCGCGAAGTTGAAGAGCTGCTGGCGGCGGGGGTTCCCGCCTCGCGCTTGCACCGGTTGGGCCTGGAGCCGCGCTGGATCCTGCGCCACCTGCAAGAGGGGTTGAGCCTGCCCGAGCTGCGGACGGGCCTGGCCGGCGAGATCTGGCAACTGGCCCGCGGCCAACTGTCCTGGTTCAGGCGCCTGGAGCGCGCCGGCGTGCGCATCCACTGGCTGGACGCCGAGGCGCCCGGCGACTTGCTGGAGCGGGCCCTGGCCCTGCGCAGCCAAGCCGCGCCGCTCTAG
- a CDS encoding sensor domain-containing diguanylate cyclase, with protein MDALIRQHLDAPNPLHLQEEFSQHTLGQLILTLENLAAEERRAFRVVHGWRAGLFPDLPLLPVNRHLPLSAYQDLGSHLEEDSPTLLYLFDNGSECFSLLGQLVDRPEVSVFQQRLPVRTLWSFSRELQETLLHELERRVPFRPIPLPERAEPSGLDARFHGHLIKYLEESLLETRQSLNLITGILRVQKTISRELDFERLLELIGDTLLETFRFQLGELELWVPEEGRLVHQVTWNMNGPGQALSQHLQILLDVEREISLFQAGAPVVMDALRRHPLVLNHRLVEILGLRFAILLPLFAGEEKVGLLKLYYGHPEVISPMRLAWLEELSSLMASAILNAREHTRVFELATKDGLTSLHNRRYFEEQFNLELARTRRTGAPLSLLMLDVDNFKTYNDRNGHVAGDHVLVQVARLVKQGIRSVDLIARYGGEEFIVLLTGGDLGVGRSVAEKIRAAVADFDFPHGEGQPGGRLTVSIGVAELKPSIRSLEDLIRRSDAALYQAKEQGRNRVVAAG; from the coding sequence ATGGATGCATTGATCCGCCAGCACCTGGATGCCCCCAACCCCCTGCATCTGCAGGAGGAGTTCTCTCAACACACCCTGGGCCAGCTGATCCTCACGCTGGAGAACCTGGCCGCCGAGGAGCGCCGGGCCTTCCGCGTGGTGCACGGTTGGCGCGCCGGGCTCTTCCCGGATCTGCCTCTGCTGCCCGTCAACCGGCACCTGCCGCTCTCCGCCTACCAGGACCTGGGCTCCCACCTGGAGGAGGACTCCCCCACCCTGCTCTACCTGTTCGACAACGGCTCGGAGTGCTTCTCCCTGCTGGGGCAGCTGGTGGACCGGCCGGAGGTCAGCGTCTTCCAGCAGCGCCTGCCCGTCCGGACCCTCTGGAGTTTCAGCCGCGAGCTGCAGGAGACCCTGCTGCACGAGCTCGAGCGCCGCGTGCCCTTCCGGCCCATTCCCCTGCCCGAGCGCGCCGAGCCCTCGGGCCTGGACGCGCGCTTCCACGGCCACCTGATCAAGTACCTGGAGGAGAGCCTGCTGGAGACCCGGCAGTCGCTCAACTTGATCACGGGCATCCTGCGGGTTCAGAAGACCATCAGCCGCGAGCTGGACTTCGAGCGCCTGCTGGAGCTGATCGGCGACACGCTGCTGGAGACCTTCCGCTTCCAGCTGGGCGAGCTGGAGCTCTGGGTGCCCGAGGAGGGGCGGCTGGTGCACCAGGTCACCTGGAACATGAACGGACCGGGCCAGGCCCTGAGCCAGCACCTGCAGATCCTGCTGGACGTGGAGCGCGAGATCAGCCTGTTCCAGGCCGGCGCTCCGGTGGTGATGGACGCCCTGCGCCGCCATCCGCTGGTGCTCAACCATCGCCTGGTGGAGATCCTGGGCCTGCGCTTCGCCATCCTGCTGCCGCTCTTCGCCGGCGAGGAGAAGGTGGGCCTGCTCAAGCTCTACTACGGCCACCCCGAGGTGATCAGCCCCATGCGGCTGGCTTGGCTGGAAGAACTCTCCAGCCTGATGGCCAGCGCCATCCTCAACGCCCGGGAGCACACGCGGGTCTTCGAGCTGGCCACCAAGGACGGGCTCACCAGCCTGCACAACCGGCGCTATTTCGAGGAGCAGTTCAACCTGGAACTGGCCCGCACCCGGCGTACCGGCGCGCCCCTGAGCCTGCTGATGCTCGACGTGGACAACTTCAAGACCTACAACGACCGCAACGGCCACGTGGCCGGCGACCACGTGCTGGTCCAGGTGGCGCGGCTGGTCAAGCAGGGCATCCGCTCCGTGGACCTGATCGCCCGCTACGGCGGCGAGGAATTCATCGTCCTGCTCACCGGCGGCGACTTGGGCGTGGGCCGCAGCGTGGCGGAGAAGATCCGCGCCGCCGTGGCCGACTTCGACTTCCCCCATGGCGAGGGCCAGCCCGGCGGCCGTCTGACGGTCTCCATTGGCGTGGCCGAACTCAAACCCTCCATCCGCAGTCTGGAGGACCTGATCCGCCGCTCCGACGCCGCGCTCTACCAGGCCAAGGAGCAGGGGCGAAACCGCGTGGTGGCGGCCGGCTGA
- the hutI gene encoding imidazolonepropionase, with the protein MKDLLLTGCGSLWHPSTEQDYQLERLAGDCLLARQGRVEWIGDSHDEPARRARDEGVPALDAGGALVLPGFVDSHTHPVFFADRAGEYELRNAGRSYLEIQQAGGGILSSRRSLLAADPPELKERVRARLRRFLQLGTTTIEAKSGYGLTVEHELLSLSILKELAREEPIGIHPTLLAAHSVPPEHRENRAEWFRLIREELLPVVVRAGLAEALDAFCEPGVISVEETEALMRAGQELGLQVHLHADQLAAGGAGGRLAARLGARSADHLEQLDEEGLRAMVRAGVVFGLLPGSTFFLGQHDYAPARRIIAAGGRIALATDFNPGSSHIQSMPFILTLATCQLKLTAREALWAATRGGALSLGQENRVGGLKPGYQADLALWPFENLEQLPYTAGDNRPTAVFRGGERVA; encoded by the coding sequence ATGAAGGACCTGCTGCTGACCGGTTGCGGCTCCCTCTGGCACCCCAGCACGGAGCAGGACTATCAGCTGGAGCGCCTGGCGGGCGACTGCCTGCTGGCCCGCCAGGGCCGGGTGGAGTGGATCGGCGACTCCCACGACGAACCCGCGCGCCGCGCCCGGGACGAGGGTGTCCCCGCGCTGGACGCCGGGGGCGCGCTGGTGCTGCCGGGCTTCGTGGACAGCCACACCCACCCCGTCTTCTTCGCCGACCGCGCCGGCGAGTACGAACTGCGCAACGCCGGCCGCAGCTACCTGGAGATCCAGCAGGCCGGGGGCGGGATTCTCAGCAGCCGCCGCAGTTTGCTGGCCGCCGATCCACCTGAATTGAAAGAGCGCGTGCGCGCCCGCCTGCGCCGCTTCCTGCAATTGGGCACCACCACCATCGAGGCCAAGAGCGGCTACGGCCTGACCGTGGAGCACGAGTTGCTCTCGCTCTCCATCCTGAAGGAACTGGCTCGGGAGGAGCCCATCGGGATCCACCCCACGCTGCTGGCGGCCCACAGCGTGCCGCCCGAGCACCGCGAGAACCGCGCCGAGTGGTTCCGGCTGATCCGCGAGGAGCTGCTGCCCGTGGTGGTGCGCGCCGGGCTGGCGGAGGCCCTGGACGCCTTCTGCGAGCCGGGCGTGATCAGCGTGGAGGAGACCGAGGCCCTGATGCGGGCGGGGCAGGAGCTGGGCCTGCAGGTCCACCTGCACGCCGACCAGCTGGCGGCCGGCGGGGCGGGCGGACGGCTGGCGGCACGACTGGGCGCGCGCTCCGCCGACCATCTGGAGCAGCTGGACGAGGAGGGTCTGCGGGCCATGGTCCGCGCGGGCGTGGTCTTCGGTCTGCTGCCCGGTTCAACCTTCTTCCTGGGCCAGCATGACTACGCCCCGGCCCGGCGGATCATCGCGGCCGGCGGACGCATCGCCCTGGCCACGGACTTCAACCCGGGTTCGAGCCACATCCAGTCCATGCCCTTCATCCTGACCCTGGCCACCTGCCAGCTCAAGCTGACGGCCCGCGAGGCCCTCTGGGCGGCCACCCGGGGCGGTGCCCTTTCGCTGGGGCAGGAGAACCGGGTGGGTGGACTGAAGCCCGGCTATCAGGCGGACCTGGCCCTCTGGCCCTTCGAGAACCTGGAGCAGCTGCCTTACACGGCGGGGGACAACCGGCCCACGGCGGTCTTCCGCGGCGGCGAGCGCGTGGCCTGA